In one window of Thermus aquaticus DNA:
- a CDS encoding ATP-binding protein, with the protein MLSKNTFTRPQAQELLRRLKAPRHLLQVVLGPRQVGKTTLALQVAQTSGLPYHYASADEPTLKEAPWLETQWTLARRLAQTGEALLVLDEVQKALGWSETLKRLWDEDTLQGLPLKVVLLGSSPLLLQKGLSESLAGRFEVLRLPHWTFYEMERAFGYALPEYLYFGGYPGTAPLRGEPERFARYIKDALLETTLGRDILLHARVEKPALLRRVLELGLLYSGQVLSYTKMLGQLQDAGNTVTLAHYLELLGGAGLLAALQKYAAEPFRRRASSPKLLALNTGLITAVLGLSPKEVWADAALMGRLVETAVGAHLLAHAPHGGFEVYYWRERDQEVDFVLKKGRRLLALEVKSAPSQRTKGLKAFTQAFGGKGLLLGPGGIPLEAFLREDPLAFL; encoded by the coding sequence GTGCTGAGCAAAAACACCTTTACCCGTCCCCAAGCCCAGGAACTGCTAAGGCGGCTCAAGGCGCCCCGCCACCTGCTGCAGGTGGTCCTAGGCCCCAGGCAGGTGGGCAAGACCACCCTGGCCCTACAGGTGGCCCAGACCTCCGGCCTTCCCTACCACTACGCCTCCGCCGATGAACCCACCCTCAAGGAAGCCCCCTGGCTGGAAACCCAGTGGACCCTGGCCCGCCGCCTGGCCCAGACGGGGGAAGCCCTCCTGGTCTTGGACGAAGTCCAGAAGGCGTTGGGCTGGTCGGAGACCCTAAAGCGCCTCTGGGACGAGGACACCCTCCAGGGCCTCCCCCTCAAGGTGGTCCTCTTAGGTTCCTCTCCCCTACTCCTGCAGAAGGGCCTTTCGGAAAGCCTTGCTGGCCGCTTTGAGGTCCTTCGCCTCCCCCACTGGACCTTTTACGAGATGGAGCGGGCCTTCGGGTACGCCCTCCCCGAGTACCTTTACTTCGGGGGGTACCCGGGCACGGCCCCCTTGCGGGGGGAACCGGAGAGGTTCGCCCGCTACATCAAAGACGCCCTTCTGGAGACCACCCTGGGACGCGATATCCTGCTCCACGCTCGGGTGGAGAAACCCGCCCTCCTAAGACGGGTTTTGGAGCTCGGCCTCCTCTACAGCGGCCAGGTGCTCTCCTACACAAAGATGCTGGGGCAACTCCAGGATGCCGGGAACACGGTGACCCTGGCCCATTACTTGGAGCTCCTAGGAGGGGCGGGCCTCCTAGCCGCCCTGCAGAAGTACGCCGCCGAGCCCTTCCGGCGCCGCGCCTCGAGCCCCAAGCTCCTGGCCCTTAATACGGGGCTCATCACGGCGGTCTTGGGGCTTTCCCCAAAGGAGGTGTGGGCGGACGCCGCCCTCATGGGGCGGCTCGTGGAAACCGCCGTGGGCGCCCACCTTCTGGCCCACGCCCCCCACGGGGGCTTTGAGGTGTACTACTGGCGGGAAAGGGACCAGGAGGTTGACTTCGTCTTGAAGAAGGGAAGGCGCCTTCTGGCTTTGGAGGTCAAAAGCGCCCCTTCCCAAAGGACCAAAGGGCTAAAAGCCTTCACCCAGGCCTTTGGAGGAAAGGGGCTACTCCTGGGCCCAGGGGGTATCCCCCTGGAAGCCTTCCTTCGGGAGGACCCCCTGGCCTTTCTTTAG
- a CDS encoding ribosome-binding factor A, translating to MSYGKAHLEERLRRILAEEIQALEDPRLFLLTVEAARLSPDGGLLSVYVEAFRDQEGALEALAHAERRLASALGRRVRLRRLPRLAFLPWNPEP from the coding sequence GTGAGCTACGGGAAGGCCCACCTGGAGGAGCGGCTTAGGCGGATTTTGGCGGAGGAGATCCAGGCCCTGGAGGACCCTAGGCTCTTCCTCCTCACCGTGGAGGCCGCCCGCCTCTCCCCGGACGGCGGCCTGCTTTCGGTCTACGTGGAGGCCTTCCGGGACCAGGAGGGGGCCCTCGAGGCCCTGGCCCACGCCGAGAGGCGGCTTGCCAGCGCTTTGGGGCGGCGGGTGCGCTTGAGGCGCCTGCCCCGTCTGGCGTTTCTGCCGTGGAATCCCGAACCCTGA
- the glmM gene encoding phosphoglucosamine mutase, giving the protein MRRYFGTDGVRGEAGKPPLTPEFVLRLGQAAGAYFRQESPRPVVLLAKDTRESSDLLEAALAAGLMSQGVRVEHLGVLPTPGVAHLTRRLGATAGAMISASHNPYQDNGIKFFGPSGEKLPDEAEEAIEALLDEAHPTRGIGTVGDFREAERMYMDFLLEHAPDLTGLKMGLDLAHGATYRVGPKVFQRAGAEVMAFFNTPDGRNINKGCGSTHPEALSRFVVELGLDLGIAFDGDGDRVQFIDRKGRLFHGDHILYLTALAFGEPGVVGTVMSNMGLEVALRERGLAFHRAQVGDRYVLEMLKEKGLHLGGEPSGHVIFRRHHTTGDGLLSALLTLEALKRLGGDLSEWYERLPMYPQVLLNVRVEDKARVMEDPRLKAAIEEATRRLAGRGRVSVRPSGTEPLIRVMVEAEEGAEAVAQELARVVEALARG; this is encoded by the coding sequence GTGAGGCGCTACTTCGGCACCGACGGGGTGCGGGGGGAGGCGGGCAAGCCCCCCCTGACCCCGGAGTTCGTCCTGAGGTTAGGCCAGGCGGCGGGGGCCTACTTCCGCCAGGAAAGCCCTAGGCCCGTGGTCCTCCTGGCCAAGGACACCCGGGAGTCCTCGGACCTCTTGGAGGCCGCGTTGGCGGCGGGCCTCATGAGCCAGGGGGTACGGGTGGAGCACCTGGGGGTCCTGCCCACCCCGGGGGTGGCCCACCTCACCCGCCGCCTGGGGGCCACCGCCGGGGCCATGATCTCCGCCAGCCACAACCCCTACCAGGACAACGGCATCAAGTTCTTCGGCCCCTCGGGGGAGAAGCTCCCCGACGAGGCCGAGGAGGCCATAGAGGCGCTTCTGGACGAGGCTCACCCTACCCGGGGCATCGGCACCGTGGGGGACTTCCGCGAGGCCGAGCGCATGTACATGGACTTCCTCCTGGAACACGCCCCGGACCTCACGGGCCTGAAGATGGGCCTGGACCTGGCCCACGGAGCCACCTACCGGGTGGGCCCCAAGGTCTTCCAGAGGGCGGGGGCCGAGGTCATGGCCTTCTTCAACACGCCCGACGGCAGGAACATCAACAAGGGGTGCGGCTCCACCCACCCCGAGGCCCTTTCCCGCTTCGTGGTGGAGCTAGGGCTGGACCTGGGCATCGCCTTTGACGGCGACGGGGACCGGGTCCAGTTCATTGACCGCAAGGGGCGGCTTTTCCACGGGGACCACATCCTCTACCTCACCGCTTTGGCCTTCGGCGAGCCCGGGGTGGTGGGCACGGTCATGAGCAACATGGGCCTCGAGGTGGCCCTCCGGGAGCGGGGCCTCGCCTTCCACCGGGCCCAGGTGGGGGACCGCTACGTTCTGGAAATGCTGAAGGAGAAGGGCCTTCACCTCGGGGGGGAGCCCTCGGGCCACGTCATCTTCCGCCGCCACCACACCACGGGGGACGGGCTCCTTTCCGCCCTCCTCACCCTGGAGGCCCTGAAGCGCCTAGGGGGCGACCTCTCCGAATGGTACGAGCGGCTTCCCATGTACCCCCAGGTCCTCCTTAACGTGCGGGTGGAGGACAAGGCGCGGGTCATGGAGGACCCCAGGCTCAAGGCGGCCATAGAGGAGGCAACGAGGCGGCTTGCGGGCCGGGGCCGGGTGAGCGTGCGCCCCTCGGGCACCGAGCCCCTGATCCGGGTCATGGTGGAGGCCGAGGAGGGCGCGGAGGCGGTGGCCCAGGAGCTGGCCCGGGTGGTGGAGGCCCTGGCCCGGGGGTAA
- a CDS encoding NfeD family protein has protein sequence MEAVKRLLALALLLSLALGKTYLIPIQGEIDPALAVFVDQALSRAEREGASGVALLIDTPGGRVDAAIRISDRLLQTPLPTLAVVQNAFSAGALIALSCRQIAMLPGSEIGAALPIVAPPLGQPQAADQKVISALKGKFRAVAEARGRPVQLAEAMVDPAIEIPGLTAKGEPLTLSADKAVELKVADFKAGSLPEALRQAGFSPETERLTPGPRVQVARFLTSSAVAGILLALGLLLLLLELFTPGFGVMGALGLAFLGLYFAGGWLAGLSGAFELLLFFLGVGLLLVEAFLFPGFGIAGALGVGAILASVYFTFGENALLVMAIAVIALGLGLLLVFRYLPRTRPARALVLESAIEAHATGEEVEVGMVGTALTDLRPGGVARFGAKRMDVVANRGFIPKGTPIRVVEVRGPTVVVEALEE, from the coding sequence ATGGAGGCGGTGAAAAGGCTCTTGGCCCTTGCCCTTCTCCTCTCCCTGGCCCTGGGAAAGACCTACCTCATCCCCATCCAGGGGGAGATTGACCCCGCTTTGGCCGTCTTCGTGGACCAGGCCCTCTCCCGGGCCGAGCGGGAGGGGGCGAGCGGGGTGGCCCTCCTCATTGACACCCCCGGGGGAAGGGTGGACGCCGCCATCCGGATCTCCGACCGCCTCCTGCAAACCCCCCTCCCCACCCTGGCCGTGGTGCAGAACGCCTTCTCCGCCGGGGCCCTCATCGCCCTCTCCTGCCGCCAGATCGCCATGCTCCCCGGCTCGGAGATCGGGGCCGCCCTGCCCATCGTGGCCCCGCCCCTAGGCCAGCCCCAGGCGGCCGACCAGAAGGTAATCTCGGCCCTAAAAGGGAAGTTCCGCGCCGTGGCCGAGGCCAGGGGGAGGCCCGTCCAGCTGGCGGAGGCCATGGTGGACCCGGCCATAGAGATCCCCGGCCTCACCGCCAAGGGAGAGCCCCTCACCCTCTCCGCCGACAAGGCGGTGGAGCTCAAGGTGGCCGACTTCAAGGCGGGAAGCCTGCCCGAGGCCCTGAGGCAGGCGGGCTTCAGCCCGGAGACGGAACGGCTCACCCCAGGCCCCCGGGTCCAGGTGGCCCGCTTCCTGACCAGCTCCGCCGTGGCGGGGATCCTCCTGGCCCTGGGCCTTCTCCTCCTCCTCCTGGAGCTCTTCACCCCGGGCTTCGGCGTGATGGGGGCTCTGGGCCTGGCCTTCTTGGGCCTCTACTTCGCCGGGGGGTGGTTGGCGGGGCTTTCCGGGGCCTTTGAGCTCCTCCTCTTCTTCCTGGGCGTGGGCCTCCTCCTGGTGGAAGCCTTCTTGTTCCCGGGGTTCGGCATCGCCGGGGCCTTGGGCGTGGGGGCCATTCTGGCCTCCGTCTACTTCACCTTCGGGGAAAACGCCCTCCTGGTGATGGCCATCGCCGTGATCGCCCTGGGGCTTGGGCTTCTCCTGGTGTTCCGCTACCTGCCCAGGACCCGCCCCGCCAGGGCCCTGGTCCTGGAGAGCGCCATTGAGGCCCACGCCACGGGGGAGGAGGTGGAGGTAGGCATGGTGGGTACGGCCCTCACGGACCTCAGGCCGGGGGGCGTGGCCCGGTTTGGGGCCAAGCGCATGGACGTGGTAGCCAACCGTGGGTTCATCCCCAAGGGCACCCCTATCAGGGTGGTGGAGGTGCGGGGGCCCACGGTGGTGGTGGAGGCTTTGGAGGAATAG
- the polA gene encoding DNA polymerase I gives MRGMLPLFEPKGRVLLVDGHHLAYRTFHALKGLTTSRGEPVQAVYGFAKSLLKALKEDGDAVIVVFDAKAPSFRHEAYGGYKAGRAPTPEDFPRQLALIKELVDLLGLARLEVPGYEADDVLASLAKKAEKEGYEVRILTADKDLYQLLSDRIHVLHPEGYLITPAWLWEKYGLRPDQWADYRALTGDESDNLPGVKGIGEKTARKLLEEWGSLEALLKNLDRLKPAIREKILAHMDDLKLSWDLAKVRTDLPLEVDFAKRREPDRERLRAFLERLEFGSLLHEFGLLESPKALEEAPWPPPEGAFVGFVLSRKEPMWADLLALAAARGGRVHRAPEPYKALRDLKEARGLLAKDLSVLALREGLGLPPGDDPMLLAYLLDPSNTPPEGVARRYGGEWTEEAGERAALSERLFANLWGRLEGEERLLWLYREVERPLSAVLAHMEATGVRLDVAYLRALSLEVAEEIARLEAEVFRLAGHPFNLNSRDQLERVLFDELGLPAIGKTEKTGKRSTSAAVLEALREAHPIVEKILQYRELTKLKSTYIDPLPDLIHPRTGRLHTRFNQTATATGRLSSSDPNLQNIPVRTPLGQRIRRAFIAEEGWLLVALDYSQIELRVLAHLSGDENLIRVFQEGRDIHTETASWMFGVPREAVDPLMRRAAKTINFGVLYGMSAHRLSQELAIPYEEAQAFIERYFQSFPKVRAWIEKTLEEGRRRGYVETLFGRRRYVPDLEARVKSVREAAERMAFNMPVQGTAADLMKLAMVKLFPRLEEMGARMLLQVHDELVLEAPKERAEAVARLAKEVMEGVYPLAVPLEVEVGIGEDWLSAKE, from the coding sequence ATGAGGGGGATGCTGCCCCTCTTTGAGCCCAAGGGCCGGGTCCTCCTGGTGGACGGCCACCACCTGGCCTACCGCACCTTCCACGCCCTGAAGGGCCTCACCACCAGCCGGGGGGAGCCGGTGCAGGCGGTCTACGGCTTCGCCAAGAGCCTCCTCAAGGCCCTCAAGGAGGACGGGGACGCGGTGATCGTGGTCTTTGACGCCAAGGCCCCCTCCTTCCGCCACGAGGCCTACGGGGGGTACAAGGCGGGCCGGGCCCCCACGCCGGAGGACTTTCCCCGGCAACTCGCCCTCATCAAGGAGCTGGTGGACCTCCTGGGGCTGGCGCGCCTCGAGGTCCCGGGCTACGAGGCGGACGACGTCCTGGCCAGCCTGGCCAAGAAGGCGGAAAAGGAGGGCTACGAGGTCCGCATCCTCACCGCCGACAAAGACCTTTACCAGCTCCTTTCCGACCGCATCCACGTCCTCCACCCCGAGGGGTACCTCATCACCCCGGCCTGGCTTTGGGAAAAGTACGGCCTGAGGCCCGACCAGTGGGCCGACTACCGGGCCCTGACCGGGGACGAGTCCGACAACCTTCCCGGGGTCAAGGGCATCGGGGAGAAGACGGCGAGGAAGCTTCTGGAGGAGTGGGGGAGCCTGGAAGCCCTCCTCAAGAACCTGGACCGGCTGAAGCCCGCCATCCGGGAGAAGATCCTGGCCCACATGGACGATCTGAAGCTCTCCTGGGACCTGGCCAAGGTGCGCACCGACCTGCCCCTGGAGGTGGACTTCGCCAAAAGGCGGGAGCCCGACCGGGAGAGGCTTAGGGCCTTTCTGGAGAGGCTTGAGTTTGGCAGCCTCCTCCACGAGTTCGGCCTTCTGGAAAGCCCCAAGGCCCTGGAGGAGGCCCCCTGGCCCCCGCCGGAAGGGGCCTTCGTGGGCTTTGTGCTTTCCCGCAAGGAGCCCATGTGGGCCGATCTTCTGGCCCTGGCCGCCGCCAGGGGGGGCCGGGTCCACCGGGCCCCCGAGCCTTATAAAGCCCTCAGGGACCTGAAGGAGGCGCGGGGGCTTCTCGCCAAAGACCTGAGCGTTCTGGCCCTGAGGGAAGGCCTTGGCCTCCCGCCCGGCGACGACCCCATGCTCCTCGCCTACCTCCTGGACCCTTCCAACACCCCCCCCGAGGGGGTGGCCCGGCGCTACGGCGGGGAGTGGACGGAGGAGGCGGGGGAGCGGGCCGCCCTTTCCGAGAGGCTCTTCGCCAACCTGTGGGGGAGGCTTGAGGGGGAGGAGAGGCTCCTTTGGCTTTACCGGGAGGTGGAGAGGCCCCTTTCCGCTGTCCTGGCCCACATGGAGGCCACGGGGGTGCGCCTGGACGTGGCCTATCTCAGGGCCTTGTCCCTGGAGGTGGCCGAGGAGATCGCCCGCCTCGAGGCCGAGGTCTTCCGCCTGGCCGGCCACCCCTTCAACCTCAACTCCCGGGACCAGCTGGAAAGGGTCCTCTTTGACGAGCTAGGGCTTCCCGCCATCGGCAAGACGGAGAAGACCGGCAAGCGCTCCACCAGCGCCGCCGTCCTGGAGGCCCTCCGCGAGGCCCACCCCATCGTGGAGAAGATCCTGCAGTACCGGGAGCTCACCAAGCTGAAGAGCACCTACATTGACCCCTTGCCGGACCTCATCCACCCCAGGACGGGCCGCCTCCACACCCGCTTCAACCAGACGGCCACGGCCACGGGCAGGCTAAGTAGCTCCGATCCCAACCTCCAGAACATCCCCGTCCGCACCCCGCTTGGGCAGAGGATCCGCCGGGCCTTCATCGCCGAGGAGGGGTGGCTATTGGTGGCCCTGGACTATAGCCAGATAGAGCTCAGGGTGCTGGCCCACCTCTCCGGCGACGAGAACCTGATCCGGGTCTTCCAGGAGGGGCGGGACATCCACACGGAGACCGCCAGCTGGATGTTCGGCGTCCCCCGGGAGGCCGTGGACCCCCTGATGCGCCGGGCGGCCAAGACCATCAACTTCGGGGTCCTCTACGGCATGTCGGCCCACCGCCTCTCCCAGGAGCTAGCCATCCCTTACGAGGAGGCCCAGGCCTTCATTGAGCGCTACTTTCAGAGCTTCCCCAAGGTGCGGGCCTGGATTGAGAAGACCCTGGAGGAGGGCAGGAGGCGGGGGTACGTGGAGACCCTCTTCGGCCGCCGCCGCTACGTGCCAGACCTAGAGGCCCGGGTGAAGAGCGTGCGGGAGGCGGCCGAGCGCATGGCCTTCAACATGCCCGTCCAGGGCACCGCCGCCGACCTCATGAAGCTGGCTATGGTGAAGCTCTTCCCCAGGCTGGAGGAAATGGGGGCCAGGATGCTCCTTCAGGTCCACGACGAGCTGGTCCTCGAGGCCCCAAAAGAGAGGGCGGAGGCCGTGGCCCGGCTGGCCAAGGAGGTCATGGAGGGGGTGTATCCCCTGGCCGTGCCCCTGGAGGTGGAGGTGGGGATAGGGGAGGACTGGCTCTCCGCCAAGGAGTGA
- the floA gene encoding flotillin-like protein FloA (flotillin-like protein involved in membrane lipid rafts), which produces MEGIGVLFLAFVVLVLVFLFFSLIPVGLWISAWAAGVRVPLLTLVAMRLRRVPPAKIIYPLIKATKAGLDVRLDRLEAHYLAGGNVDRVVDALIAADKAGIKLTFDRAAAIDLAGRDVLEAVRVSVNPKVIQTPMVAAVAKDGIQLLATARVTVRANIDRLVGGAGEETIIARVGEGIVTTIGSANSHKEVLENPDRISKTVLEKGLDAGTAFEILSVDIADVDVGKNIGAQLQIDQAEADKKIAQAKAEERRAMAVAAEQENRALVEAMRAKLVEAQAQVPLALAEALRKGNLGVMDYYRLKNIEADTDMRESISRAAKPEGEE; this is translated from the coding sequence ATGGAAGGAATCGGCGTGCTCTTTTTGGCCTTTGTTGTCCTCGTTCTGGTCTTTCTCTTCTTCAGCCTCATCCCGGTGGGCCTCTGGATCTCCGCCTGGGCGGCCGGGGTGCGGGTCCCCCTGCTGACCCTGGTGGCCATGCGCCTCAGGCGCGTGCCCCCGGCCAAGATCATCTACCCCCTCATCAAGGCCACCAAGGCGGGGCTGGACGTGCGGCTGGACCGCCTCGAGGCCCACTACCTGGCGGGGGGCAACGTGGACCGGGTGGTGGACGCCCTCATCGCCGCCGACAAGGCCGGCATCAAGCTCACCTTTGACCGGGCGGCGGCCATTGACCTGGCGGGCCGGGACGTGCTGGAGGCGGTGCGGGTCTCCGTGAACCCCAAGGTCATCCAGACCCCCATGGTGGCGGCCGTGGCCAAGGACGGCATCCAGCTTCTGGCCACCGCCCGGGTCACGGTGCGGGCCAACATTGACCGCCTGGTGGGCGGGGCCGGGGAGGAGACCATCATCGCCCGCGTGGGGGAAGGCATCGTGACCACCATCGGCTCCGCCAACTCCCACAAGGAGGTCTTGGAGAACCCCGACCGCATCTCCAAGACCGTTTTGGAGAAGGGCCTGGATGCCGGCACCGCCTTTGAGATCCTCTCGGTGGATATCGCCGACGTGGACGTGGGCAAGAACATCGGGGCCCAGCTCCAGATTGACCAGGCCGAGGCCGACAAGAAGATCGCCCAGGCCAAGGCGGAGGAGCGCCGGGCCATGGCCGTGGCGGCGGAGCAGGAGAACCGGGCCCTAGTGGAGGCCATGCGGGCCAAGCTGGTGGAGGCCCAGGCCCAGGTCCCCCTGGCCCTGGCCGAGGCCCTGAGGAAGGGAAACCTGGGGGTCATGGACTACTACCGCCTCAAGAACATAGAGGCCGACACCGACATGCGGGAGTCCATCAGCCGGGCGGCCAAGCCCGAGGGTGAGGAATGA
- a CDS encoding IMPACT family protein produces the protein MRLTLAEPVVHEEVIQKSRFIAKAVPVASEEEALAFLEAHREPEATHNCYAYKVGPLYRFFDDGEPAGTAGKPILHAIEAQGLDRVAVLVVRYFGGVKLGAGGLVRAYGGVAAEALRRGRKVPLAFVVPFAEVGRVHALLQKWGHGAEEIYLPEGVRFQLALPEGEREAFLKALQDATRGRVVEG, from the coding sequence GTGCGCCTGACCCTGGCTGAACCCGTGGTCCACGAGGAGGTCATCCAGAAAAGCCGCTTCATCGCCAAGGCGGTCCCCGTGGCCTCGGAGGAGGAGGCCTTGGCCTTTTTGGAGGCCCACCGGGAGCCCGAGGCCACCCACAACTGTTACGCCTACAAGGTGGGCCCCCTCTACCGCTTCTTTGATGACGGCGAGCCCGCGGGAACGGCCGGGAAGCCCATCCTCCACGCCATAGAGGCCCAGGGCCTGGACCGGGTGGCGGTGCTGGTGGTCCGCTACTTCGGCGGGGTCAAGCTGGGGGCGGGGGGGCTGGTGCGGGCCTACGGGGGCGTGGCGGCGGAGGCGTTGCGCCGGGGGCGGAAGGTGCCCCTGGCCTTCGTGGTGCCCTTCGCTGAAGTGGGCCGGGTGCACGCCCTCTTGCAGAAGTGGGGGCATGGGGCGGAGGAGATCTACCTGCCTGAGGGCGTCCGGTTCCAGCTGGCCCTTCCCGAGGGGGAGAGGGAGGCGTTTCTAAAAGCCCTTCAGGACGCTACCCGGGGGCGGGTGGTGGAAGGGTAA
- a CDS encoding acyl-CoA thioesterase: protein MESRTLIKVRYAETDQMGVVHHSVYAVYLEVARVEFLEEAGLPYHLVEARGVYFPVVELGLTFRSPARFGEVVEVRTRLAEVSSRALLFRYRVLRGEALLAEGFTRHLCQVGGRAARIPEDILKALRVLHLG, encoded by the coding sequence GTGGAATCCCGAACCCTGATCAAGGTGCGCTACGCGGAGACGGACCAGATGGGGGTGGTCCACCACTCGGTCTACGCCGTTTACCTGGAGGTCGCCCGGGTGGAGTTTCTGGAGGAGGCGGGGCTTCCCTACCACCTGGTGGAGGCCAGGGGGGTGTACTTCCCTGTGGTGGAGCTGGGCCTCACCTTCCGGAGCCCCGCCCGCTTCGGCGAGGTGGTGGAGGTCCGGACCCGCCTGGCGGAGGTTTCCTCCCGGGCCCTCCTCTTCCGCTACCGGGTTTTGCGGGGGGAGGCCCTCCTCGCCGAGGGGTTCACCCGCCACCTCTGCCAGGTGGGCGGGCGGGCCGCCCGCATCCCCGAGGACATCCTGAAGGCCTTGCGTGTGCTACACTTAGGGTAG
- a CDS encoding aspartate aminotransferase family protein, whose product MDLSPFSLFERHINPGLAGLLRFTGLDRVESHAEGPYVWDTTGKRYLDFLGLYGALNLGHRHPKVVEAVMAQLARMPMSVRVLVSEPTARLAAKLAEITPEGLEMVFFGNSGAEAVEAAIKLARAYTGKPGIITTEGGFHGKTMGALSLTPRPQYQDPARPLLPGVKVVPYGDLEALEAAIDGDTAAVIVEPIQGEGGIRVPPEGYLRGVREITRKRGVLMIADEVQTGLGRTGRLFGVDWEGVAPDLMTLAKALGGGVMPIGACVGRREVFEIFRQNPLFHSSTFGGNPLAAAAALAAIEVTLEEDLPRRALEMGGLLMEGLKALKARYPHLIEDVRGRGLMLGVEFTDADIGALVVAELAERGVITAFGLNNPKVVRLEPPLIIGREHVDEALSAFSESLEATEKALEGLLG is encoded by the coding sequence ATGGACCTTTCCCCCTTCTCCCTCTTTGAGCGCCACATCAACCCAGGGCTCGCCGGCCTCCTCCGCTTCACCGGTCTGGACCGGGTGGAATCCCACGCCGAGGGGCCCTACGTCTGGGACACCACCGGCAAGCGCTACCTGGACTTTCTTGGCCTTTACGGCGCCCTGAACCTGGGCCACCGCCACCCCAAGGTGGTGGAGGCGGTGATGGCCCAGCTGGCCCGCATGCCCATGTCGGTGCGGGTCCTGGTCTCCGAGCCCACGGCCAGGCTGGCGGCCAAGCTGGCCGAGATCACCCCCGAGGGCCTGGAGATGGTCTTCTTCGGCAACTCCGGGGCCGAGGCGGTGGAGGCCGCCATCAAGCTGGCCCGGGCCTACACCGGCAAGCCGGGGATCATCACCACCGAGGGGGGCTTCCACGGCAAGACCATGGGGGCCCTCTCCCTCACCCCCAGGCCCCAGTACCAGGACCCGGCCAGGCCCCTCCTCCCCGGCGTCAAGGTGGTCCCCTATGGGGACCTCGAGGCCCTCGAGGCCGCCATAGACGGGGATACGGCCGCCGTCATCGTGGAGCCCATCCAGGGGGAAGGGGGGATCCGGGTGCCTCCCGAGGGCTACCTCCGGGGGGTGCGGGAGATCACCCGCAAGCGGGGGGTCCTCATGATCGCCGACGAGGTCCAGACCGGCCTGGGCCGCACCGGCAGGCTCTTTGGGGTGGACTGGGAGGGCGTGGCCCCCGACCTCATGACCCTGGCCAAGGCCCTGGGGGGCGGGGTCATGCCCATCGGGGCCTGCGTGGGGCGGCGGGAGGTCTTTGAGATCTTCAGGCAGAACCCCCTCTTCCACTCCTCCACCTTCGGCGGCAACCCCCTGGCGGCGGCGGCGGCCTTGGCGGCCATAGAGGTCACCCTGGAGGAGGACCTGCCCAGGAGGGCCCTGGAGATGGGGGGCCTCCTCATGGAGGGGCTTAAGGCCCTAAAGGCCCGGTACCCCCACCTCATAGAGGACGTGCGGGGCCGGGGGCTGATGCTTGGGGTGGAGTTCACCGACGCCGACATCGGGGCCCTGGTGGTGGCCGAGCTGGCCGAGCGGGGGGTCATCACCGCCTTCGGCCTCAACAACCCCAAGGTGGTGCGCCTGGAGCCCCCCCTGATCATCGGCCGGGAGCACGTGGACGAGGCCCTTTCGGCCTTTTCCGAAAGCCTTGAGGCCACGGAGAAGGCCCTCGAGGGCCTCTTAGGATAA
- the aroE gene encoding shikimate dehydrogenase — protein MLRLAVLGHPVAHSLSPAMHAHALRSLGLPGTYEALETPLVHLADRLEEVRREYRGVNLTIPLKEKALEFVDWAAPEAKAIGAVNTVLSLKGHLFGFNTDALGFLEALKAGGIPLQGPALVLGAGGAGRAVAYALKGAGLEVWVWNRTEERALALAEAFGLRAVPLERAREARLLVNATSVGLNAPEETPLPAELFPEAGAAVDLVYRPLWTRFLKEARARGLLVQTGLPMLAWQGALAFQIWTGLLPDPKGMEEAALRALGG, from the coding sequence ATGCTGCGCCTGGCCGTCTTGGGCCATCCCGTGGCCCACTCCCTGTCCCCCGCCATGCACGCCCACGCCCTCAGGAGCCTGGGCCTTCCCGGCACCTACGAGGCCCTGGAGACCCCTCTTGTGCACCTGGCCGACCGCCTTGAGGAGGTGCGCCGGGAGTACCGGGGGGTGAACCTCACCATTCCCCTCAAGGAAAAGGCCCTGGAGTTCGTGGACTGGGCGGCTCCCGAGGCCAAGGCCATCGGGGCGGTCAACACCGTGCTTTCCCTGAAGGGGCACCTCTTCGGCTTCAACACCGACGCTTTGGGCTTTCTGGAGGCCCTGAAGGCGGGGGGGATTCCCCTTCAGGGCCCGGCTTTGGTCCTGGGGGCCGGGGGGGCGGGGCGGGCGGTGGCCTACGCCCTGAAGGGGGCGGGCCTCGAGGTCTGGGTCTGGAACCGCACCGAGGAGCGGGCCCTGGCCCTGGCGGAGGCCTTTGGCCTCAGGGCGGTGCCCCTGGAGCGGGCCAGGGAGGCGCGGCTTCTCGTCAACGCCACCAGCGTGGGCCTGAACGCCCCCGAGGAGACCCCTCTCCCCGCCGAGCTCTTCCCCGAGGCGGGGGCGGCGGTGGACCTGGTCTACCGCCCCCTCTGGACCCGCTTCCTGAAGGAGGCCCGGGCCCGGGGGCTTCTGGTGCAGACGGGGCTTCCCATGCTGGCCTGGCAGGGGGCCTTGGCCTTCCAAATCTGGACGGGGCTTCTTCCGGACCCCAAGGGGATGGAGGAGGCGGCCTTGAGGGCCCTGGGCGGGTAG